Genomic window (Papaver somniferum cultivar HN1 unplaced genomic scaffold, ASM357369v1 unplaced-scaffold_0, whole genome shotgun sequence):
AACCTAGACTTCGTCTTCTCATCGAGACATCATCAGTACtttctatctatatatatatatgtacacaaTGTAATtgagaataacaatacaaaaaTCAAGTTCAAACCGCTGTCTCTTGACCGCTGTTCTTCATCTCAGTTTCTTCTTCGACAATATGGGTTTGTTTTTAGAACCTTGTTCAAGAATTATATCATTTGGTTTGTTTGTTGTGATGATATTACTAACAACATCAGCAGTTGAAGCTAGAGTTCGTCATTACAAATGGGAAGTGAAATATCAATTTCAATCACCTGATTGTTTTAGGAAATTAGTAATTGCAATCAATGGTAAAACTCCTGGTCCAACTATTATTGCACAACAAGGAGATACGATCATTGTCGAACTTAAAAACAGTTTGTTAACTGAGAATGTTGCTATTCATTGGCACGGAATCCGCCAGGTAAATTCATTTCCAAAAACAGAGCAATAAAAACAGAGCAATAAAAACAGAGAGAACAGCATAAAAATCTTCTCTTGAGAAACTAATTCTTTGATTTCGAGGAAAACCCGCAATTTTctcaatgattaatttgaatTTTTCGATGAACTTTAAAACAATTTTGTGTATAAATTGCATTCCTCTGTTTTTATAGTCAATGGTATTTGACCGAAGTCAGTTTAGGTGTCTGATTATCATTTTTCTTGTAATAAACAGATTGGTACTCCATGGAGTGATGGAACAGAAGGAGTTACTCAATGTCCAATTACGCCAGGAGAAACTTTCATCTACAAATTTGTCGTTGATAGAGTAAGTTGTCTATAATTATCCGAACGTGTCCATTTCGATACGATCACCTTCGTTATGAACTTGTAATTGATACGGATATTCACTGAATTTTGCAGCCGGGATCATACTTATACCATGCACATTATGGAATGCAAAGAGAAGCAGGATTATACGGATCGATACGTGTAGCAGTACCTGACGGTGTCGTAGAACCGTTCACATACGATTACGACAGAACTATCATCCTTAATGATTGGTACCATAAGAGTACTTATGAACAAGCTACCGGTTTATCTTCTAAACCTTTTGTTTGGGTTGGAGAACCTCAGGTAATTACAAGTCCTAATCctaaaataaattaactttttaaCTAAACCATTAATTGTTGGCTTatgattttgttttcaaattttgcAGTCACTTTTGATTCATGGAAGAGGAAGATTCAACTGTTCTTCTCCAACAATCGGAAGTTCCGATACGTGTAACACGACGAGCCCCGACTGCGATCCATATGTGCTAACAGTTGTGCCAGGGAAAACTGTTCGAATTAGACTTTCAAGCTTATCGTCTTTATCCGCACTGAATTTCGAAATCGAGGTAATTTTGattgttcaaaaatcatctctTAGCAACTCTAATATGTTTGTGTTGTATTTTTTCTGACAATAGAATTTGCTTAACCTGAATGCAGGGGCATAACCTGACAGTAGTAGAAGCTGACGGCCATTTCGTCGAGCCGTTCGTCGTTAAGAACATAAACGTTTACTCCGGTGAAACTTATTCAGTTTTAGTGACAGCTGATCAAGATCCTTCAAGGAATTACTGGGCTGCTTCGAATGTTATCAGTCGAAGACCGACAACGCCAACAGGTTTAGCCATCTTGAATTACTATCCAAACCATCCTAGTAAAACTCCGCCGTCTACTCCACCTACAGGTCCCTTGTGGAATGACTCTGACTACCGCTTAGCTCAGTCTCTGAAGATTAAAGCTCATCCGAGTCACATCGTTGCGCCACCGGTTGAATCCGATAGAGTGATTATTCTCCTAAACACACAGAATGAAGTTGATGGTTTCCGGCGTTGGTCAGTCAACAATGTCTCGTTCAACTTACCTCATACCCCGTATCTTATCGCGCTTAAGAAAAGATTCAAGCACAAAGTTTTCGACCAAATGCCACCACCAGACACCTATGACTACAAGAACTACGATATCAACATTGTGCAGCCGAATCCAAACGCAACTGTCAGTAATGGGATTTACAGATTAAAGTTCAATTCCACAGTTGATATTGTGCTGCAAAATGCAAACACGATGAATCCAAACAACAGCGAGACGCATCCGTGGCATTTACACGGTCACGACTTCTGGGTTTTAGGATACGGAAAAGGGAAGTTCGATCCGATAGAAGACCCGAAAAAGTATAATTTGGTGAATCCGATAATGAAAAACACAGTGCCTGTACATTCAATGGGATGGACTGCATTGAGATTTGTTGCTGACAATCCTGGTGTATGGGCATTCCATTGCCATATTGAAGCTCATTTCTATATGGGTATgggaattgttcttgaagaaggtGTGGAAAGAGTTAAAAAGTTGCCTACTTCTATTATGGGTTGCGGCGAAACCAAAAGTTTGATTAGGCCTTGATTTTCTTTGTATAGAATCGTCTAGTGTCTGTAAGATAGTTAGGTTAAGCACAAAAAAAGAATTAGAAATTCCTTGTGGATTTTTTATTGCAATTGAATCATTCTTGACAATATCTTTTATGAACAAGAAGCTACACAAAAACCAGTTCTTGACGGTACTTAAAGAAATGGTAATAATAATCTGTTAAGAACAATTTGAAAATACTATTGGAGCAGCGTTTAATCGATAACTAGCCCAGATCATCAGACTTGCCATCATCAATATTCAAGAGCGGTTCCGCTAAACAATCTCCAACGAATTGCATAGCAATCCCACTTCTCGCAGGATTTTCCTGCCATGCCACAATCATAAAAAGATTGGTTAGTAACAAGCAAAAATGACATATAATAGCTGCATTGTATCTGTAAAAGTAATCAAATGCAGTGGTGCATATAGTTACTTGGGCTAATTATTATACCGTTCCATTCCTGTTCCTACCGTGAACTTGATCACTCACTGGTGGAGTTGGCCAATTAGTGTTATTTGGTAGAGTTCTCCGCTCCTCATTTCCGTTCCTGCCGTGAACTtgataatggcaactgcaagatgaaacttagcttatataaagacaactctctttattgatgtttagaaaatctctcaaaactaaacacaagctctaatcttgctcatatgatcaaccat
Coding sequences:
- the LOC113325820 gene encoding L-ascorbate oxidase-like — its product is MGLFLEPCSRIISFGLFVVMILLTTSAVEARVRHYKWEVKYQFQSPDCFRKLVIAINGKTPGPTIIAQQGDTIIVELKNSLLTENVAIHWHGIRQIGTPWSDGTEGVTQCPITPGETFIYKFVVDRPGSYLYHAHYGMQREAGLYGSIRVAVPDGVVEPFTYDYDRTIILNDWYHKSTYEQATGLSSKPFVWVGEPQSLLIHGRGRFNCSSPTIGSSDTCNTTSPDCDPYVLTVVPGKTVRIRLSSLSSLSALNFEIEGHNLTVVEADGHFVEPFVVKNINVYSGETYSVLVTADQDPSRNYWAASNVISRRPTTPTGLAILNYYPNHPSKTPPSTPPTGPLWNDSDYRLAQSLKIKAHPSHIVAPPVESDRVIILLNTQNEVDGFRRWSVNNVSFNLPHTPYLIALKKRFKHKVFDQMPPPDTYDYKNYDINIVQPNPNATVSNGIYRLKFNSTVDIVLQNANTMNPNNSETHPWHLHGHDFWVLGYGKGKFDPIEDPKKYNLVNPIMKNTVPVHSMGWTALRFVADNPGVWAFHCHIEAHFYMGMGIVLEEGVERVKKLPTSIMGCGETKSLIRP